In the genome of Corynebacterium glucuronolyticum DSM 44120, the window GCACGACGGAGCCCCTCACGTACGTGGTTGCTGCCGCCGATCCCGCTAACCCGTACGGCGCGGCCCTCCCGTGGCCGGAAGGCGCGCATGTCACCCGGGCTGCGGGTGCTCTCGTTGTGCTTGTCGACGGCCTTCTGATTGCTCACCTCACCCGTGGCGGTCGCGTCCTCACCACCTTCTTTGACGGTCTTCCCGAGCCGCCGGAAACGCTTGTTGCGCGGCTCGTGGAGGCGCTGGAGTCCGTGTCCAGTACGCGGTTTATCGTGGAGAAGATTGACGGCGACACGGCGCTCACCTCGTCACTGGTGGAGGCCTTCCGCATAGCGGGCGCGGGGATCACCCCGAAAGGTATCCGGATCGGCGGTCGCGTCGGCACCGCGCGCCGGGCACCCGATCGCGACGAGACCGACGATGCGCCTCTTGTGCGCACGCGCAGAAGGGGAGGATACCCACGTGCCAGAAGGTGATTCCGTCTACCAGCTCGCCACGCGGCTCCAGTTCATGCGGGGAAGGGAAGTCCTCTATTCGCAGCTGCGCGTCCCCGCCTACGCACTGGAGCGTTTCGACGGCAGCCTGTGCGATAACGTGTGGCCCTACGGTAAGCACTTGTTCATGCAGTTCGGCGAGAAAATCCTGCACACGCACCTGAAGATGGAGGGGACGTGGTCGGTGCATCCAGCAGGGAAGAGGTGGACAAAGCCCGGTTTTACAGCCCGCGTCGTCTTGCGTTTGGAGGGCGCCCCGCACCCGCGTCCCATCGAGGTGGTGGGCTTTTCGTTGGGGCTGGTGCGGGTTTTCCCTACCGTGGAGTATGCCCACAGGGTAGGCTATCTTGGCCCGGACGTACTCGGTAACTGGGATGAAGACGAGGCCGCCAGAAGGATCCTCGCCCGCCCGGACAGGCCAATCGGAACCGCGCTTCTTGACCAGAAAAACCTTGCCGGGGTGGGAAACGAATACCGGGCGGAGATCTGCTTTATCGCCGGTGTCCACCCTGCAACGCCTGTCGCGGCGCTCGGCCCCGACAAAGTTCACGACATTCTGGCGGTGACCCGTCGCCTGATGTGGGAAAACAGAAACTCCCCCATCCGCGTATCCACGGGGGTACGCAAGGTGGGGGAGACAAGTTACGTATTTGGCCGCAACAACAAGCCGTGTAGGCGCTGTGGGACGCTTATTGAGAAGGGATTTCTTGGCGGAGTTGATCGCGGGGGCGACGCGGATGAGCTGGAACGGGTCATCTGGTGGTGCCCACACTGCCAGCCACTACTGTGACGCAGGCGGCGTGTTTTTCTTCTTGCTCTGTCGGCGGACGAGCCACACCGTCAGCGCCACGACGGCGACGACGAGGATGATCTTCACAATGAAGGAGAATTCCTCCATATACTCCGTCACGCGGTGCCAGTTTTCCCCGAGCGTAAATCCGAGGTATACGAGCAAAATGTTCCAGATAGCGGAGCCAAGGACAGTCCACGCGGTGAAGGTGACTAGCCCCATGCGGTCGATGCCGGCGGGAATGGAGACGAGGGAGCGGATCCCCGGCACCATCCGGCCGATGAACACCGAGGCCGAGCCATATTTGTCAAACAAGGCGATGGACTTGTCCACATCCTCCGCCTCCGTCAGCCACATCCAGTCCGCCACCTTGCGGAGGTGTTCGGCACCCACGGCGTGGCCGACGAAATACAGCAGGTAAGCGCCCAGAAGAGAGCCCGCAGTCGCCCACACCATGGCGGCGATGAGACTCATGGAGCCCTGCGAGGCGGTGAAGCCCGCCAGGGGGAGGACAAGCTCGCTGGGGATCGGTGGGAAGGCAGATTCCAGGAAGATGGCGATTCCCACGCCAGGTGCTCCCAGCGTTTCCATAAGTGAGGTGACCCACGTGGTTATCGCATCAAGCATCAAATAAAATCCAATCCACTATCTGGTGTATGACGTGGCTAGCCACTATAGCAAAGAAGCGGCGGAACGTTTTGCACCAAAACGTTCGTCAGTGCGTGGGCATGGCTCGCTACACTGGGGACCATGAAAACGCTGCTGAACATCATCTGGTTTCTTTTCGCAGGACTCTGGCTCGCCATCGCCTATGTGTTTTTTGGACTCCTCGCCTGCATCTTCATCATCACAATCCCCGCAGGTGTGGCATCGTTTAGAATGGCGAGCTTCGTCGTCTGGCCGTTTGGTCGCACTCTTGTACAACCTGTCAATGGGTCCGGTGCGCTAAGTGGCGTGTCCAACGTGATCTGGTTCTTCGTCGCCGGACTGTGGCTTGCCGTCGGGCACCTAACTACAGCGGCGAGCCTCGCCGTGACAATTATTGGCCTCCCCATGGCCTGGGCAAACCTCAAGCTCATCCCCGTTACGTGCTTCCCGTTTGGGAAAAAGATCGTGGATTCTGACCATATCCCCGCAGGCTACGAACCCGTGGTCAAGATGTAAAGAAACCTCAACCACGGGTCGTCGACAAGCTATACAGGGTTACCTGTTACAGGGGTTACCCGTTACAGGGTTACTTGTTGGCGCGGTACCAATCAATGAGACCGTCGGTAGAAACATCGCCGGAATCGGACTTCTCCGCACCCGTCACGGCGGGGAGGAGATCGCCGGCCTGCTTCTTGCCCAGTTCCACGCCCCACTGGTCAAACGAGTTGATATCCCAGATGACACCCTGCGTGAACACGATGTGCTCGTAGAGAGCGATGAGCGCACCGAGAACACGGGGGGTGAGCTCCTCCGCAAGAATGGTCGTCGTCGGGCGGTTACCCGGCATCTCCTTGTGGTTGACCAGCTCGATCGGGGTGCCCTCAGCCGCGATCTCCTGAGCCGTCTTACCAAAGGCAAGAACCTTCGTCTGGGCAAAGAAGTTGCTCATCAGCAGGTCATGCATTGAACCTGTGCCGTCAGCAGTGGGGAGATCCTGTGCCGGACGAGCAAAGCCGATGAAATCTGCCGGGATCAGTCGCGTGCCCTGGTGAATGAGCTGGTAGAACGCGTGCTGGCCGTTGGTGCCCGGCTCGCCCCAGTAAATCTCACCCGTGTTCGTGGTGACCACCGTGCCGTCGTGGCGCACGGACTTACCGTTCGACTCCATCGTCAGCTGCTGCAGGTAGGCGGGGAAGCGGGAGAGATCCTCAGAGTAGGGGAGCACCGCGTGCGTTTCAGCGCCGAAGAAATCGGAGTACCACACGCCGAGCAGGCCCATAAGGGCGGGGACGTTTTCCTTCAGCGGAGTTTCGCGGAAGTGTACGTCCATGGCGTGGAATCCTTCAAGGAAGCGCATGAAGTCCATTGGCCCGATAACGCACATGAGGGCGAGACCCACGGCGGAATCTACCGAGTAGCGGCCACCGACCCAGTTCCAGAAACCGAACATATTCTTCGTGTCGATTCCGAACTCCGCGACCTTCTCGGCGTTGGTAGACACGGCGACGAAGTGCTTCGCCACAGCCTCCTCGCTGCCGAGCTTCTCCACGAGCCACCGCTTGGCGGCGTGCGCATTGGCGAGAGTCTCCTGCGTGGTGAATGTCTTCGAGGCGATGATGAACAGCGTGGATTCGGGGTCGAGCTCGTCGAGGGTGGCGACGAGATCCGCTGGGTCAACGTTGGACACGAACTTGCCCCGGATACCGGCGACCGCGTAATTACGCAGGGCCTTGGTGGCCATTGCAGGGCCCAGATCAGAACCGCCGATACCGATGTTTACCACCGTCTTGATGGTGTGGCCGGTGTAACCCAGCCATTCA includes:
- a CDS encoding DNA-formamidopyrimidine glycosylase family protein, translated to MPEGDSVYQLATRLQFMRGREVLYSQLRVPAYALERFDGSLCDNVWPYGKHLFMQFGEKILHTHLKMEGTWSVHPAGKRWTKPGFTARVVLRLEGAPHPRPIEVVGFSLGLVRVFPTVEYAHRVGYLGPDVLGNWDEDEAARRILARPDRPIGTALLDQKNLAGVGNEYRAEICFIAGVHPATPVAALGPDKVHDILAVTRRLMWENRNSPIRVSTGVRKVGETSYVFGRNNKPCRRCGTLIEKGFLGGVDRGGDADELERVIWWCPHCQPLL
- a CDS encoding DedA family protein, which codes for MLDAITTWVTSLMETLGAPGVGIAIFLESAFPPIPSELVLPLAGFTASQGSMSLIAAMVWATAGSLLGAYLLYFVGHAVGAEHLRKVADWMWLTEAEDVDKSIALFDKYGSASVFIGRMVPGIRSLVSIPAGIDRMGLVTFTAWTVLGSAIWNILLVYLGFTLGENWHRVTEYMEEFSFIVKIILVVAVVALTVWLVRRQSKKKNTPPASQ
- a CDS encoding YccF domain-containing protein; its protein translation is MKTLLNIIWFLFAGLWLAIAYVFFGLLACIFIITIPAGVASFRMASFVVWPFGRTLVQPVNGSGALSGVSNVIWFFVAGLWLAVGHLTTAASLAVTIIGLPMAWANLKLIPVTCFPFGKKIVDSDHIPAGYEPVVKM
- the pgi gene encoding glucose-6-phosphate isomerase codes for the protein MSTDISTTHEWKDLEAHQTEMSETNLRELFASDPDRASRFTFDAAGLHVDLSKNLINEDTVDKLVALAEAAGLKEKTEAMFTGEHLNNTEDRAVLHTALRIPAEEDLTVDEQDVAADVHEVLGRMRDFASGLRSGEWLGYTGHTIKTVVNIGIGGSDLGPAMATKALRNYAVAGIRGKFVSNVDPADLVATLDELDPESTLFIIASKTFTTQETLANAHAAKRWLVEKLGSEEAVAKHFVAVSTNAEKVAEFGIDTKNMFGFWNWVGGRYSVDSAVGLALMCVIGPMDFMRFLEGFHAMDVHFRETPLKENVPALMGLLGVWYSDFFGAETHAVLPYSEDLSRFPAYLQQLTMESNGKSVRHDGTVVTTNTGEIYWGEPGTNGQHAFYQLIHQGTRLIPADFIGFARPAQDLPTADGTGSMHDLLMSNFFAQTKVLAFGKTAQEIAAEGTPIELVNHKEMPGNRPTTTILAEELTPRVLGALIALYEHIVFTQGVIWDINSFDQWGVELGKKQAGDLLPAVTGAEKSDSGDVSTDGLIDWYRANK